Below is a window of Paremcibacter congregatus DNA.
CACCAAGGGTCGGAGGATCCAAATCAAAAACGTTGTTCGCCCCGATACTGAGTTCGGTAGCGCTGCCGTTCTCATACTCATACAGGAAGCTATAACGCAAATCGACAGCCGTATATGACCCGACCCGATCTTCCAGGTCGCCACTGGTCTGGTCGTTGTTATAGCTGCTGATATGACGGACGGAGACGTTGGCGCTATGATTGTCCAGAACCCAGCCAAGACGGAAATTGGACCGCCATTTTGGCATGGCTTTAAAGGCGTTGCGGTTGTTGAAATTTCCCGCCCCCCGAATGATTTCGGCGCCGTCAACGGTTTCAACATCGAACTTGTTCACATAACTGGTCGCGACACCAAAAGTCAGGTGGCCGGTATTGCCAGTATCAATGCCGTAGTTCAGGTTGAAATCAAGACCATTGGTTTTAACCGAGCCGGTATTGATGAAACTCAGTTGAACCTGCCGAACGTTACCTTCTGCCGTACGGGTCACTCGGGAATCGAAGTTTGGCGTGCCGCCATCCGATACCCCGGCGCATTCGTCACTGACCAACGTCTGCGCATTGGCATCCTGAGCGATCAAGTCGGAATAATTGAAGTTCCAGACATCAACGGAAATACTCATGCCGTCAAGCGGTTCAACGACAACCCCAACATTGACACTGTTGGCCGATGTTGGTTTCAGGCTGTCACTGCCGGACGTCCGGATCGCCACATTGTTGGTAACTCCGGTATCGGTACAGACCAGACTACCGCCAATGAGAGATACGGGATCATCAAGAAAGGCGACGCCATTGGCTTCACCGGTTTGTAAAGTGCTCGGCGCCTGGAAGGCCGTACCGAAAGAGGCACGGAAGGCAATCGCATCGGTTGCCTGCCAACGGGCGGCAATTTTAGGGTCCGTGGTGGCGCCTACAGTTCCGCCATAACTTTCGTGGCGGACTGCCGCCTGAATTTCCAATGTATCCGTCACAGGAACGATGGTTTCGGCAAAAGCCGCATAAACATTGGTGGTTCCCGCCTGAGCCGAATCTCCGTCGCGGCTGTTGGCTAGGCCTTTGGCGACCAAACTGTCGGGTTCATATTTATATTCTTCATGGCGATATTGTCCGCCGAGCGCCACACCGACAGGACCAGCCTCCATTTCGGCTATCGTGCCACTGATAACGGCTTCCGCCACCTGCTGTTCTGTCCGAGTGAAACTCCGAGATTTATGAGTGAAGTCCTCATAATCTTCAATTGTATTACCCGCAACGGAAACCCCGTCTTTCGGCGAAATCAGTGTCGGGTTGGCTTTAGATGTTCCGAACGGATTGAAGCGACCTTCGAGAATAGCCGTGTTGAGCGCCAGAGCGTTGGAGCCGATATCACTGAGGAAATTACGGGTCGACAGAGCATAGACATAAGATGTGCTTAGGTTCCAGTCATCATTGATATCCCAGTCCACGCCCAATGCGCCTCGGTAATAGTCGAGGGTATAATGGTTTTGGTTGGGCAACCCGCTCGGGGAATCGCCATTGGTGTCATCCCCGAACGGGCGACATTGGCAAGCCAGGTCAACTGCAACGTCAGTATCCGGGTCCCAATTTGCCGGGTCAACATAGATCAGGCCGGTGCCCGCGTCATTTGCCTTGAAAAAATTGAACGGGTGATCGGCGGGAATATAGATATTCAAATTTGAGACCAAGCCATTGCGGAACAAGGGAGACGAACTGACCCGCGCCACCTCATTGTGAGAAAAACTCACTTCCGAGAAAAATGTCACGTCTTCTGTAATATCATATTCAAATTCGGAGAAGGCCTGATAACGGGTTTCATCCGGAATAATAGAAACCTGATCTGCGAAACTATGACGACAGGTGCTGCCTTTGAGAATACCGCCTGCGGCTTCACAATCTGGGTCGGTTAAGGCGGTCCCGCTGGCATTAATGACACCATTAATATCGGTGATGGCTCGCTTATAGGTCCCGGGGGAACCTGTGGAGGAAATCAGTTTTGACTGGGTCAGGTCACCATTGCCGTGTATGCGTTCCACCAGCCAGTCAAAATCCGTTCTGAAGTTCTGGGTCTGATTATAGACAGTGGCGTACAGGTTTAGGCTCGCCCGGTCGGTTTTCAGGCCGGAGGCCAGATTAATCTCGAAGGAGGAATTGCTGGCGTCCTGATAACGGCCGGAAAGTTCCAGACCTTCGAAGCCCTTGCGGGTAATGATGTTAGCCACACCGGCAACCGCCTGTGAACCATAGGTCGCGGAGGCGCCATCGGTCTGGAAGTCGATCCGTTCGATCATCGCCAGAGGCAATTGGTTGACATCAAAAAACTGATTACCGAAAGCATCCGCCACGGTGGCAATGCCGCCACGACGGCCGTTGATCAAGGTCAGCGTCGATCCGGTACCAAGACCGCGAATGTTAAACTGTGAAGTCCCGGTAAGGGATCCCGTTTCATTGGTAAAGCGCGACCCTGAGTTAATGGTCAGATTGTTGGCCACATCGATCATATTCTGCGCGCCCATGGCGCTTAATTTTTCTTTGTCGAAAACCTGGATCGGCGATTTCCCGTCATAGCCGGATCGTTTGATATAGGATCCGGTTACCACCACCTCATCGATGGTCATCGGCGCGGTATTGTCCTGTGCTACGGCGTTCAGCCCCGCGGTGGGCAAGGCCAAAAACAGTATGGACATGGCGGTCGTTTTGTGTAAATTCAGCTTTAATGACATTTAACGTCTCCCTTTTCATTGTATTGCTCAAATTCTGAAAATTCCTCAGAACCTAATTTATTAGGTGAATGGTATGTAGAATGGAATGTCTTGTCGAATACATAAATATTAGAAAACCATAACCATAAGTTATACCTATGTTCGTCTTCGACATTCCCGTATTCAAATACCTGTTTCATTTACGGCTCATCTGTGAAAGACAGATGTGTGAAGGGTGTTCCGGGCCGAAATGAACCCGGTTCCTCGCGGTTGTATATATGGAATTATGGCTTTCTCCTGTGTTAGCGTTAAGGTCGTAATGGGGGAAATTACTACTCGATATATCAAGCCGGACACGATGACCTTTTTTGAACAGGTTACTGGTCGCGAAGGCTTCGATGGTGATCTCGTAAATTTCATCGGCGATGCACAGTACTTCCCGGTCCCAGCCCGCGCGATACCGCAGGCGGAAGATGCCATCAGTAATATTCAGCGCATAGCCTTCCGGGTAATCCGCCGAGACGGGGTACTGGTCGATAAGCTTGATGGTGAAATCCGTGTCTTTGCAATTACTTGATACCCAGAGGGTCGCAGTTACGGGGCCTGTAATCTCCAGGTCCTCCTCCAGAGGCATCGTCTCGAAGGACAGGATGTCTGTTCTGTCCGCCGCCGCGCCCTGGTCGTACCCCCCACCTTCCATGACCGGCGCGCCGGAGGTAATTGCCCCCCCCTTCGTTGGAACAGGATTATGGGGGTCATAGTCAAAACCATGACAAGCCGCCGCATCGCGATAAGACGTCGGGGCCAGGGACATATCCGGCGAAAGGTAGAGAGAAAGCGGGATGGCAGACTTTGGCGGCCACTGATCCGTTGTTTTCCATACTCCCCCGTGATCCAGACGTCCTTCTTTGATCGGTTTTCCTGTACCACCGCCCATGCGGAAATAGGTAACTTCCGCTGGAAAAGGGTCTGACATCTGGTCCTTGAGAGCAGCATCAAACCAGTCCCGACGCAGGGTGGCGTAGCTCGCACTGATATTGCCATCCAGAATCGATCCCGACCCGAAATCCACATCCCCCGCATAGGTCACCGACCTGTCACCATGCGTCCAGGGTCCCATCACAAGCCTGACCGGGGCCTGATGACGTTCTCGCAAGGCCTGATAATTGGTCAGACAGGTGGCGACATAGGGGTCGTACCAACTGCCGATAATCGCCACGGGCACATCCGGGAATTGATCATAATGATCAAGCGCGGACAGGCCAGGCCGCCGCCATGTCTCGTCATACAGACCGCGCTCCCACATATCAAAAAGGTAATTTTCATACTCCGGCGCAAGAGAGAGAGGAGAGTCGCCCCGCGACCAGGGCATTCGACTGAACCAGGCGGAGATATTTATTTTTTCCAGAGCGGCTTTGAGATCCGGGTCATTTTGAACCGCCCGACTGCGTAAAGCGTGACGGTAGGCCCATGTCGCCTGTTTTAGTTCAAAAGCGCCACCCTGCCGGATGCCACTGTGATACGCGCTTGAAAAACCGCCGGAATCAATAAACATGGCCCCCAAGCCTTCAGGGTTAAGGCAGGCCAGTGCGGTTTGCGTATGCGCGCCGTAGGACAGGCCCATCGTGCCAATCCGGCCATTACACCAGGGCTGGCACATCAACCAGTCCAGGGTATCCGCCCCGTCCTCGGCCTCGTTAACATACTTTTCAAAACGACCTTCAGACCGGTAACGACCACGGCAGTCCTGCATGACACAGACATATCCTTCAGCGGCAAACCATCTGGCAACCTGCACACGGGTTTTAGAGTTCAGGTCCCGGGCGTCATATTCTGCACGGCTGACGCCGATCTTGTCATAAGGGGTGCGTTCGAGCAGCACCGGAAGAGCCTTTTTCTCGACGTAGGCGGATTGCGTCATATAAATATCGGTGGCAAGTTGGATGCCGTCCCGCATCGGCACCATGATATTGCTCAAGCAAATGATATCATTATGGTCTTGCTTATATCTTCGTTCGGGCTTTTGCATTGGATGCTCTTCCTAGAAACCTGTCACAGTGGCAACACCCAAAAGCAGGAGTGCGACACCAATGAAAATGAGCCAGAGAGGGAAAATAAATTTGAACCAGCGTGCCCAGGAGACCTGCGCCGTGGCGAGATAGGCCAGAAGTGTTCCCGAAGTGGGGGTGAGCATATTGGTGATGCCATTACCAAACAGAAACGCCAACACGGTGGATTGGGCGGAAACGCCGGATAGCTGTCCGATGGGTCCCATGATGGGCATGCTGATGGCGGCCTGACCCGAGGTGGAAGGGATCAGGAAATCCAGGAGCAACTGCGAGAAAAACATCCCTATAACAGATAAGTAAGGCTGGTTTTCGGCAATAAGGCTCGTCAGGCCATAAACAATGCTATCAAGAATAGCCCCTTCTTCCAACACCACGGCGACAGCGGAAGCAACACCAATCAGCATGCTGGCGAGCAGCACTTTTTTCATGCCGTCGACAAACGCACGCGCCGCTTCACTGGCGCCATTTCCGGCGAGAACGGCAAAACCAATACTCAGCCCGATATAATACGCGGTCAGTTCTTGATGGTTCCAGTGCCATTGATTGGCGCCATACACCAAAAAACCAATACCAGCGGCAAGAGAGAGCAAGATACCGCGATGGCGATGCGACAGCTTTTCCGTAGAGAGCACCAGCGGGGTCGACACTATGGTTTTATCCCGGCGCATCATAAAAAGTACAAAGGCAATACCGATCGAAATGAAGACCAGGTAGAACATAAAGCGCATCTGGGCGCCGCTAAAAACCTGCAGCCCGACCAGCGGCTGAGCTATCGACAAGGGGATTGGATTGGTGACGGAAGATAAATAACCGGCCTTGACCGCTACTGTGACGATCGCGAGCCCCATAACATTTGACATGCCGAGCCGATTGGCCATGGAGACCATGATCGGAATGATCAAAAGATATTCTGAGGCGAGCCCGAGAAAGGTGCTGCCAGCCGAGATCACCATCATCAGCACCGGGATCAGAATATAAATATTGCCGCGCAGTAAACCGAGCAGCCGCTCAAGACCGGCATCAATTGCGCCTGAATGTCGCAAAATGCCGAACATACCACCAATGATCAGCACCATAAAAATCAGATCAGCTGTCTTTTCAAACCCCTTCGGGATCGCCTCGGCGGTAGCGATCAGACTAACAGGATGCGCGCCCTTCTCTTCCTGGACGGAATTTGTACGCAGCAGATCGACAGGCGAGATCTGCTTTTCAATGACCTCATAGCTGCCGGGAATGACAAGTTTGCCATCCCGTTGATAACTGCCCGACTGTATGAAATAGGTCATGCCCATAGCGAACAACAGTATGCCCAGCAAAATCACCAACGGATTTATGGTCTTTGGGGCTTCTCCCGGTGACTCACGGGTCTGATCTTTGGAATTCATGGGCACTTTCTCGACTATACTCTTCAGGTTATCACCACAAGGACCTCAGTTTACATCGCCAGAGAAGCTATGCAACAGCATGAGAATTATTCCATACCTTATTCCAAATATTCATGGAATTTGGGTAAAACCTCCCCCATGTTTCATACCTCAAGGACCTTGAATTATCCCTGAGATGGCTTTTTAATTTGATTAAAATATTTCTTGCAGTGGGCCAAAAAGGCCTGGGTCACCCGTGACGGAGGAAACTGTGCCGAAGTTATGAATGAAAATTCATGGGTAATGACAGGATGAAAAGGAATGAAGGCCAGCCCCATGTGACGGTAACTCTGCGCCATCAATTCGTTTACCGGCGCAATGCCGATGCCACCGGCAGCCAAGGTACAACTTGTGCTGACCGTGTGGGTTTCCGCCTTGATGTTCATATAGGCCCCTGCCTGATGAAAGGCCTGCTGTAGGAAACCCCGAAAGGTAAAGCTGCGCCCTTTGCCCAGCAAAATCAAAGGCATATCATGCAAGTCTCTGGCGGTAATAACATCGAGACGCGCCAATGGATGTTCCCTCTTCACCGCACAAACGGTACCGCAGGAAAACATCGGTTCAATAGACAGAAGCGGATTGGTGAGGGGGCTTTTGACAAAGCCGCAATCCACAGCCCGCCCGGCCACTTGTTCAATCACCGTTTCGGCACTTCGGGAATCGAGAAAGATCTTCACATCTGGAAATGTCATCATAAAGGAGGTCACAGCGCCCGCCAAAATACCGTCGATAAATCCCTGAGTGCCCACAATTCTCAACTTGGCGACGGATAGAGACTGCAGATCTTCCGCCAAATGGCGGATACGATCAAAGCCGGATAATGTGAAATCAGCTTCCTTGAAAAGTTCATGAGCTTCCGGCAGAGGCAACAGGCGCCCCTTGTCGCGCAGAAACAAAGACATGCCCAGCGCATCTTCAAGCTGGGCGAGTTGACGGCTGACGGCGGATTGGGTCAGATGTAAACTTTTGGCGGCTTCTGTCACTGTCCCCACCCGCATAATGGCGCAGAAACTTTCCAAGACTTTAAGGTTGAGCGGGGGCTTTCTCATTCAATTACTTTCTTCTCATACCCTATAGCAACGTTATAGAAACATATGACCGTACCAAAAAAACTCATCTCACAATAGAATAAAAGCAGGCCTTTTAAAGCAAAATAATTGCCCTTTCCGTTTCACTCATCGGGTGGTACTACGAAAAAAACATTTCCCGAATATCATCGGCAGTGGCCAATATACGATTGGATGATTTTATATGCGGTATAAGCTGCGCGACAAGAGCATGGTTGCCTGACGCGATCGACCCATTGGCAAGATGCAGGTTATTCTCAAAACCAACCCGCGCATGCCCCCCTTTTTCGGCGACTTTTGCCATTGTAAGCCCTTCGGTCTTGCCGAAACAACATACAGACCAGGGAATCTGGACCACATCTACTTCCGCCAGAAATTGATCTAGCATATTCGGATCGCCCGTAAGGTTGGCGTCATACCGTCCCAATACAAACAAGACGGATGGATTATCTTCACCGAAAACGCCTTTCTTTCGTAATACTTCAAAACGCGCCACTTCCTCGGGGGAATAGAGGATATACTGAGGCCAGATATTTTCCGCACGGCACCAGTGAAAGAACGCGGATGCTTCCCGGATATCATCATCTGACGGGCAGATTTCCTTCAGGGCCAATGACACCGCTTCGGGACGCAATTGTCGAACCATATTCATCTGCTCATCCGCAGAATAGCGCCCCACCGCCTCACTTGTGCATTGCAGAATAAGCTTATGCCCAACCTGTTCACGAATGGCGCTGATCGCCACCCGATATAAATCCGGGTCAAGGCTATGGCGCCCCTGACCATCCCTGACATGCAGATGCAATACTGATGCCCCGACGTCGAGTATATCCTGGGCGCACAGGCCAAGTTCTTCAGGGGAAATGGGCAGCGCGGCATGGTCATTTTTGGTTTTCCTGGCCCCATTCGGCGCCACCATAACCATCATCTTGCCTGGCGGATCTAGTTGTTTCTCACTCATATGATTTTACGTAAAATCCTGTTGATTAATAGTTTTTTCCAGCTTCTCGACCAACTCGCCAATATGATTTTCTTCATAGATAAAGGGTGGCGCGAGTAATATATGCGCTCCGTTTACGCCGTCCGCCGTACCGCCCCCAGGGTAACAGATCAGGCCATTTGACATCGCCGCCTGTTTTAACTTCCCGGGCAGACCCCGTTCCGGTTCCGGTGCTTTTTTTCGGTCCTTATCCAGCGTAAACTCAATACCGACAAATAAACCGCGTCCCCTGATATCCGCAACATTGGGATGTGTGGCGAAAACTTCGTGCAATTGCGTTTGCAATAAATCCCCCATTTTCTGGACATTTTGCAACAGATTTTCCTGTTCCAGAACCTCTAGCACCGCCAAACCTGCCGCACAGGCTGTCGGATGGCCTATATAGGTATGACCATGCTCGAATACGCCACAGTTTTCCACGATATTTTCATGTATGAAACCGCGGCATATGACCGCGGCGAGCGGTTGATAGCCGGCCCCGATGCCTTTGGCAATCGTCACCATGTCCGGCTTGACATTTTCCTGTTCAAAAGCAAAATAGGTGCCCGACCGGCCTGCCCCCGCCATGATCTCATCCAAAATAAGCAATACGCCATATTTGTCGCAAATTTCTCTGATTTTCCTGAAATAGCCTTTTACAGCCGGAACACAACCCAGTGTCGCTCCCACGATCGGCTCCGCGATAAAAGCCGCTACATTTTCCGCACCGGCCTGCAAAATTTCCGCCTCAAGCGACTGCGCACATCTTTCGGCATACTCTTGTGTGCTCTCATCAGCGGTCTGATAACGATACGCATGACAAGGCATGACCTTGGGCCAATCATGCAGCATCGGGCGATAGGTTTTCTGCCGCCCCGGATTTCCGCTTAAAGACAGGGTGGCGAGGGTATTGCCATGATAGCTTTGGTGGCGACTGATAATAATGCTTTTACTGTGCTGGCCTTGAGAAACCCAATATTGCCGTGCAAGCTTTATGGCCGTTTCATTGGCTTCCGACCCCCCGGACAGAAAATATACTTTGGCATCCGTTTCACCGAATTTCTGGGCCAGCTTATGGGCCAGTTTTTCCTGTGGGTCATTCGTGAAGAAGGCCGTATGGGCAAAGGCAACCTGATCGAGTTGTGATTTTATGGCATCAATAACATATTTATTGCCATGCCCTAAACAGGATACAGCCGCACCTCCACTGCCATCGAGGTATTTATTGCCGCAACTGTCATAAATATAAACCCCCTCAGCCTGACGAGCTATCGGGTAATTATGACGAGGAGCGCGGTAGAAAACGTGACCCATAATGTGTCTCCAATTTTAAGCTGGCATCATCATCAGGGAACACTATGTATAAATCAAATTAAAAATATTGTGCTTTATATAAGCAAGAGTTATGATTATTTCGAAGTTGAAGAGAACTTAAGGAGGAAATCTTATGCGATACCGGCAAATCGAAGTATTTCATGCCGTTATGATGTATGGAACGGTCACCAAGGCTGCACAAAATCTTCGGGTTTCACAACCGTCCGTCACATCATCAATTCAGAATACCGAGGCGGAATTAGGGTTTTCCTTATTTGACCGTACGGGCGGCAGACTTACCCCCACGGCAGAG
It encodes the following:
- a CDS encoding TonB-dependent receptor plug domain-containing protein encodes the protein MSLKLNLHKTTAMSILFLALPTAGLNAVAQDNTAPMTIDEVVVTGSYIKRSGYDGKSPIQVFDKEKLSAMGAQNMIDVANNLTINSGSRFTNETGSLTGTSQFNIRGLGTGSTLTLINGRRGGIATVADAFGNQFFDVNQLPLAMIERIDFQTDGASATYGSQAVAGVANIITRKGFEGLELSGRYQDASNSSFEINLASGLKTDRASLNLYATVYNQTQNFRTDFDWLVERIHGNGDLTQSKLISSTGSPGTYKRAITDINGVINASGTALTDPDCEAAGGILKGSTCRHSFADQVSIIPDETRYQAFSEFEYDITEDVTFFSEVSFSHNEVARVSSSPLFRNGLVSNLNIYIPADHPFNFFKANDAGTGLIYVDPANWDPDTDVAVDLACQCRPFGDDTNGDSPSGLPNQNHYTLDYYRGALGVDWDINDDWNLSTSYVYALSTRNFLSDIGSNALALNTAILEGRFNPFGTSKANPTLISPKDGVSVAGNTIEDYEDFTHKSRSFTRTEQQVAEAVISGTIAEMEAGPVGVALGGQYRHEEYKYEPDSLVAKGLANSRDGDSAQAGTTNVYAAFAETIVPVTDTLEIQAAVRHESYGGTVGATTDPKIAARWQATDAIAFRASFGTAFQAPSTLQTGEANGVAFLDDPVSLIGGSLVCTDTGVTNNVAIRTSGSDSLKPTSANSVNVGVVVEPLDGMSISVDVWNFNYSDLIAQDANAQTLVSDECAGVSDGGTPNFDSRVTRTAEGNVRQVQLSFINTGSVKTNGLDFNLNYGIDTGNTGHLTFGVATSYVNKFDVETVDGAEIIRGAGNFNNRNAFKAMPKWRSNFRLGWVLDNHSANVSVRHISSYNNDQTSGDLEDRVGSYTAVDLRYSFLYEYENGSATELSIGANNVFDLDPPTLGEGNRPGYDSTTHDVRGRVLYVSAKQVF
- a CDS encoding 3-keto-5-aminohexanoate cleavage protein; amino-acid sequence: MSEKQLDPPGKMMVMVAPNGARKTKNDHAALPISPEELGLCAQDILDVGASVLHLHVRDGQGRHSLDPDLYRVAISAIREQVGHKLILQCTSEAVGRYSADEQMNMVRQLRPEAVSLALKEICPSDDDIREASAFFHWCRAENIWPQYILYSPEEVARFEVLRKKGVFGEDNPSVLFVLGRYDANLTGDPNMLDQFLAEVDVVQIPWSVCCFGKTEGLTMAKVAEKGGHARVGFENNLHLANGSIASGNHALVAQLIPHIKSSNRILATADDIREMFFS
- a CDS encoding LysR family transcriptional regulator, encoding MRKPPLNLKVLESFCAIMRVGTVTEAAKSLHLTQSAVSRQLAQLEDALGMSLFLRDKGRLLPLPEAHELFKEADFTLSGFDRIRHLAEDLQSLSVAKLRIVGTQGFIDGILAGAVTSFMMTFPDVKIFLDSRSAETVIEQVAGRAVDCGFVKSPLTNPLLSIEPMFSCGTVCAVKREHPLARLDVITARDLHDMPLILLGKGRSFTFRGFLQQAFHQAGAYMNIKAETHTVSTSCTLAAGGIGIAPVNELMAQSYRHMGLAFIPFHPVITHEFSFITSAQFPPSRVTQAFLAHCKKYFNQIKKPSQG
- a CDS encoding YfcC family protein, yielding MNSKDQTRESPGEAPKTINPLVILLGILLFAMGMTYFIQSGSYQRDGKLVIPGSYEVIEKQISPVDLLRTNSVQEEKGAHPVSLIATAEAIPKGFEKTADLIFMVLIIGGMFGILRHSGAIDAGLERLLGLLRGNIYILIPVLMMVISAGSTFLGLASEYLLIIPIMVSMANRLGMSNVMGLAIVTVAVKAGYLSSVTNPIPLSIAQPLVGLQVFSGAQMRFMFYLVFISIGIAFVLFMMRRDKTIVSTPLVLSTEKLSHRHRGILLSLAAGIGFLVYGANQWHWNHQELTAYYIGLSIGFAVLAGNGASEAARAFVDGMKKVLLASMLIGVASAVAVVLEEGAILDSIVYGLTSLIAENQPYLSVIGMFFSQLLLDFLIPSTSGQAAISMPIMGPIGQLSGVSAQSTVLAFLFGNGITNMLTPTSGTLLAYLATAQVSWARWFKFIFPLWLIFIGVALLLLGVATVTGF
- a CDS encoding aspartate aminotransferase family protein translates to MGHVFYRAPRHNYPIARQAEGVYIYDSCGNKYLDGSGGAAVSCLGHGNKYVIDAIKSQLDQVAFAHTAFFTNDPQEKLAHKLAQKFGETDAKVYFLSGGSEANETAIKLARQYWVSQGQHSKSIIISRHQSYHGNTLATLSLSGNPGRQKTYRPMLHDWPKVMPCHAYRYQTADESTQEYAERCAQSLEAEILQAGAENVAAFIAEPIVGATLGCVPAVKGYFRKIREICDKYGVLLILDEIMAGAGRSGTYFAFEQENVKPDMVTIAKGIGAGYQPLAAVICRGFIHENIVENCGVFEHGHTYIGHPTACAAGLAVLEVLEQENLLQNVQKMGDLLQTQLHEVFATHPNVADIRGRGLFVGIEFTLDKDRKKAPEPERGLPGKLKQAAMSNGLICYPGGGTADGVNGAHILLAPPFIYEENHIGELVEKLEKTINQQDFT
- a CDS encoding CocE/NonD family hydrolase — protein: MQKPERRYKQDHNDIICLSNIMVPMRDGIQLATDIYMTQSAYVEKKALPVLLERTPYDKIGVSRAEYDARDLNSKTRVQVARWFAAEGYVCVMQDCRGRYRSEGRFEKYVNEAEDGADTLDWLMCQPWCNGRIGTMGLSYGAHTQTALACLNPEGLGAMFIDSGGFSSAYHSGIRQGGAFELKQATWAYRHALRSRAVQNDPDLKAALEKINISAWFSRMPWSRGDSPLSLAPEYENYLFDMWERGLYDETWRRPGLSALDHYDQFPDVPVAIIGSWYDPYVATCLTNYQALRERHQAPVRLVMGPWTHGDRSVTYAGDVDFGSGSILDGNISASYATLRRDWFDAALKDQMSDPFPAEVTYFRMGGGTGKPIKEGRLDHGGVWKTTDQWPPKSAIPLSLYLSPDMSLAPTSYRDAAACHGFDYDPHNPVPTKGGAITSGAPVMEGGGYDQGAAADRTDILSFETMPLEEDLEITGPVTATLWVSSNCKDTDFTIKLIDQYPVSADYPEGYALNITDGIFRLRYRAGWDREVLCIADEIYEITIEAFATSNLFKKGHRVRLDISSSNFPHYDLNANTGESHNSIYTTARNRVHFGPEHPSHICLSQMSRK